In the genome of Rhinolophus ferrumequinum isolate MPI-CBG mRhiFer1 chromosome 24, mRhiFer1_v1.p, whole genome shotgun sequence, one region contains:
- the LOC117016448 gene encoding 39S ribosomal protein L52, mitochondrial, translated as MAALSTWLSTGVRRLHCSVAVRAGSQWRLQQGLAASPSGYGPLTELPDWSYADGRPAPPVKGQLRRKAQREKFARRVVLLSQEMDAGLQAWQLRQQEKFQEEERKRKNALKPKGAALQSPLPSQ; from the coding sequence ATGGCTGCTTTAAGTACTTGGCTCTCTACAGGTGTCAGGAGGTTGCACTGCAGCGTGGCAGTTCGGGCGGGCAGCCAGTGGAGACTCCAGCAGGGCCTAGCTGCCAGCCCCTCCGGCTACGGGCCCCTTACGGAGCTCCCAGACTGGTCTTATGCGGATGGCCGCCCTGCGCCCCCAGTGAAAGGCCAGCTTCGAAGAAAAGCCCAAAGGGAGAAGTTTGCAAGACGAGTTGTACTGCTGTCACaggaaatggatgctggattACAGGCATGGCAGCTCAGGCAGCAGGAGAAgtttcaggaagaagaaaggaaacgaAAAAATGCTCTTAAACCTAAAGGGGCTGCACTGCAGAGCCCACTGCCAAGTCAATAA